The proteins below come from a single Triticum aestivum cultivar Chinese Spring chromosome 5D, IWGSC CS RefSeq v2.1, whole genome shotgun sequence genomic window:
- the LOC123120782 gene encoding ribulose bisphosphate carboxylase small subunit, chloroplastic 3-like has product MAPTVMASSATSVAPFQGLKSTAGLPVSRRSNGASLGSVSNGGRIRCMQVWPIEGIKKFETLSYLPPLSTEALLKQVDYLIRSKWVPCLEFSKVGFIFREHNASPGYYDGRYWTMWKLPMFGCTDATQVINEVEEVKKEYPDAYVRIIGFDNMRQVQCVSFIAFKPPGCEESGKA; this is encoded by the exons ATGGCCCCCACCGTGATGGCCTCGTCGGCCACCTCCGTCGCTCCTTTCCAGGGGCTCAAGTCCACCGCCGGCCTCCCCGTCAGCCGCCGCTCCAACGGCGCTAGCCTCGGCAGCGTCAGCAACGGTGGAAGGATCAGGTGCATGCAG GTGTGGCCCATCGAGGGCATCAAGAAGTTCGAGACCCTGTCCTACTTGCCACCGCTCAGCACGGAGGCCCTCCTTAAGCAGGTCGACTACCTGATCCGCTCCAAGTGGGTGCCTTGCCTCGAGTTCAGCAAGGTTGGGTTCATCTTCCGTGAGCACAACGCATCCCCTGGGTACTACGATGGCCGGTACTGGACAATGTGGAAGCTGCCTATGTTCGGATGCACCGACGCCACGCAGGTGATCAACGAGGTGGAGGAGGTCAAGAAGGAGTACCCTGACGCCTATGTCCGCATCATCGGATTCGACAACATGCGTCAGGTGCAGTGCGTCAGCTTCATCGCCTTCAAGCCACCGGGCTGCGAGGAGTCCGGCAAGGCCTAA